tacaattaataaagctgaagaaaaaatagCTTATCAAAatatatgaaaatgaaaaaaaagggaaaaaaaattccAGCATTGATTAATGGGGCAAAATGATTATTacagaaacagggaaggttgtgttactggctgggtcatttgctgtgATTTGTAATcaagataatttaagtgaagaagttaaacaatgtagggataagtTTCTAAGTGAATACCCTGATATGTTGGAAGTCAGCTCTATCACTGATGTAGAGttttttgtatgaatttaagaagttttTTATTAATGCAGGTCAGGCGCCCACAGGAAATAGTTATATTTGTAATTGTATGTAATTCTCTCttgtgaaaatattaacattTTTGAATCTtgtttggaggtttggccatcttcCTCCCTCATGAGAAGTGGCAGCAGTAGTGGCagatccccatctgatccttctagttatggACTTATTTCGTGAATGTCTCATGTAAACTGATGGAACAATGGAACGTATTAATAATGTATTATTAATAGTAATTGAGTGCTTGAGTTATATTTGGAAGGAGCGGTGATTTAGCGTTTcgttagagtggattttggaagggtaaaatgacattggattcagttttaggtttggaagatggttataggaaagcacagttaaataaagatgtaaaTCAGTATtttttgatactgaaaagggaaattatATCTAATGGAAGGAAGGGCTTTTGATTAGGAGTAAGGGGAAGATTGTATAATTTTCCTCAGTTTTCTATATGGATGCAGGTATGGGTGgacatgttatgtttgtgtttccatAAGGTAGAGAATGGGACCCCACAAGTCAGTACTTGCAggccttcattatttaatatgatgattaatgatattttctcagaGATAGGTACTCTGGTGGGTAAATCACTATATGCAAATGacatagctttatagattagagggaGTAATTTCACTTTCACTGTACAGAGGCTGCAATGTACAGTTAATAGGTCACACAGTGGGCAAATAGATGAGGATTTGAGCTTTCAGTCACTAAAACAAGTTATGTGTTTCACAAACAGGATTAATAGACCTGcacttgatttgaaattatataatTAAACTCTTGAGGATGTGTCAGTGATAAGATTTCCAGGCATATGgaaataagctgacatggaagcgccatatcagtaaaataattgataaatataaaggagCATTAAATCTCCTTTACAAGATAATGAacggcattgatcatgtggatagtcagaggcttttccccagggctgaaatggctaccacgagagggcatagttttaaggtgctttgaataAGGTATAGAGAAGTCGGTGGTAAGTTTTTTctcgcaaagagtggtgagtgcgtggagtggactgttggtggaggcggaaacaatagggtcttttaagagactcctggatgggtacatggagcttagaaaaataggtagtaaagcctaggtagttctaagttagggacatgtttggcacaactttgtggactgaagtgcctgcattgtgctgtatgttttctgtgtttctatcttCTCTGGCATCTATGTGTGTATTCTTTGGgcgcaacatgaaaatctttgttgaccatttatatttgtttaattggatctggtcttgattatgtctgtgtggcttatggatcagcttcatggCCAACTTCAGTATGTTtggatgtgatacaagcacaggctttaaggtggtgttgtggtgcagtaaggtcgtctcctgttttggctttactgattcaaaTAGGAAAATTTCCCTCATAATGACAGAGGTTGAAGTTGAttttaacatactggattaatttgtggGGCAAcaaaatgatcatcctgttaaaggtgtgcgagaggactgttgggaacatcacaagatgCAGGATTTTTGTTTTAGTTGGCTGGGTTCTTATCTCGCTGGGAGTATGGCTGGAttggatgatacaatatgtcccactgtagctttctcagtcaccccaccttgttttttccaatgacttcagttgattttaggttacacgattggatttggttctgcctgagagtctgttggttcatcagtatactaatgaaagttattatgatacggtaaccatttttacagatggatcaaaagataatttaactgggaatgttggcatggctttttttttgttcctgAATTGCAGATAATGATGAAGAAATTATTTTCTGGCCTTTTATCGATAAACAAAGCAGAATTCATTGTCATCATTTTAGGGTTACAGTGGGTGCAGGAAATTGGCCCTTGCaaacttgtaatttgttcagaatcCTTTTGAGATTTAATGAGTCTTAAAATGGGTCTttctagcagtaggtcagatttactgAGGGAAACTCATCTAACGGTGTTTCATATACAAAGTTTGGTTTATATGTCTGCACCTTATGGGACCTGCACAtcgcactgttgagggaaatgatggggtcaACTGTTTAGCAACAAACGCTGTTAAGTATtcaactgtggatatagaccttccacttaacaCATCAAAAGCTGAGGgtttggtagtgttaagaattaggggcttatggcaaaaTGTGTAGGAGAAtggacacctttacagaatacatagattagattagtttagattcaactttattgtcactgtgtcgagtacagatacaaagccaatgaaatgcaattagcatctaaccagaagtgcaaaagaatagtattatttacaaaataactgcgaataaaaagtaagttctgcagcatacaaatataaaagtactgagacagtacaatatgggttcaatactgcttagcgctgtgatgtgaggattagcagggtcacagcctcagggaagaagctcttcctgtgcctgctggtgcgggagtggAGGCTCCAGTAGTGCTAACTGGATGgcaggagagtaaaaagtccaaggttagggtgagatgcatccttgataatgcttttcgccctgcccaggcaacgTTTATAAACGTATTGTGTTTTTCGAAGAAGGGgttaaaacaagaagggaaggaattattttGACACGACTTAGAATTGCCCAGACTATGCCTAATTCTGCCTTGTACCTAGTTGGAAAACATCATTCTGTGTCgtatacattttgtcattatgaaacagttaCACACAgactatttcagtgtgaagcatATAAGGCTGAAAGAAATCAAATGCAGGCCTCAGGACAATCTTTGGGAAGTAGATAATTTTCATGTAAAAACTTTATTAAGTTATGGCAGTGACTTTAATTAAATTCACAGTATTGACCGGGAAAAGGCATgtgataagggtaatgtcacaattgtatcatgaggatttcaatatgcaaggggattgggaaaatcaggtaagtgtcggatcgcaagagagggaatttgttgaatcccatgagacggctttttagagcagcttgtgtttgggcTTACTCTGGGAAAGGCCGTCTTAGAgtaggtgttgtgtaataaccctgatcttattagggagcttaaagtaaaggaacccatcagagacagtgatcataatataattgaatacATACTGCAAGGAGAGGGATAAgcctaagtcacatgtatcagtctcgcaatggaataaagggaattacagaggcatgagagaggagcttgcccaggtgaaaTGGAGGAGGATACTGCAAGGATGACAGCTGATCAGATGTGGCTGGAGTATCTGGGAATATTTCGCAAGGTAGATATATCCcacagaagttctcaaatggcaggggtaggcaaccgtggctgacaagggaagttaagggctGCATGAAAGCTAAGGAAAGGGCataaaatgagtgggaagtttgatgatttgaaagcttttcaaatccaacaaaaggcaactaaaaaagcgatAAGAATGGATGAGATGAAATATGACGGCaaactagacaataatataaaacagaatactaaaagtttttttcagcatgcaagggagatgagagggaaatgatgctggtttggtagtaatggggacaaagaaatgggagATGAACTTATTGAACAATTTTCATCAGtgttcactgaggaagacagagCAGGAGTGATTGCCTtttctattacaaaggaaatagtgccatgcaaactcaaaggtcttgagatggataagtcacctgagccagatggactacatcccagagtcctgagaaagagcatataaggtagcaaaagtcagTGGGATGTTAGACTgttgggatgcttttaaaatccaacaaaagataaCAGAAAATGCCATAAgatggtaaagatgaaatatgagggcaaactagccaataatataagacAGGAcgctaaaagttttttttcagttacataaagagtgaaagggagatgagagttgatatcggaccactggaaaatgatgctggtgaggtagaaatgggggacaaagaattggcagatgaaattaatgagtactatgcatcagtcttcactttggaCACAGCAGGAGTGAGTGGTTTTGCCATTACAAGGGAAAAAGTGCTAGACAAACTCAAATTTTTAaaggtggacaagtcacctggaccagatagactacatcacagagtcctgagagaggctgctgaagaaatagcagatgcattggtcacaatctttcaagaatcacttgattctgggatGGTCTTGGAGAACTGGAAAACTGAAAttctctttaagaagagaggaaacaaaaaaaggaaattataggccagttagcctaacctttgtggttgggaaaatggagtctactattaaggatggggttttggggtacttggagaccaatgatcaaagaagtcaaagtcagcatggtttctgtcaagggaaatcatgcctgaaaaatctgtttgagttcttcaaggaagtaacaagcagggtggacaaaggagaggcagtggatgtcattcacttggattttgataaggtaccacacatgaggctgccaaacaagatTAAATCTTATGGCATTACTGTAAAGATACTGGTATaggtagaggaatggctgacaggcaggaggcagcgagtgggaataaaggtggccttttctgctttgctgccagtgactagtagtgttcctcaggagtcagtattgggattgCTGCTTATCACATTTCAATGATTTGGGtcatggaattgatagctttgtggcaaagtttggggatgttatgaagataggtggagaggtaggtactgtagtactgaggaagcaacgcgattgcagcaggaattagacaaattggaaaaatggttaaaaaagtggcagatggaatagcgtgttgggaaatgtatgatagtgcattttagtaaaaggaacaacaatacagactattatctaaatggggagaaaattcaaaagtcagcaGGGGTGCagggggacttaggagtcctcgtgcaagactcccagatggttaatttacaggttgtgtctgtggtaaaGATGGTAAATTcaatgggaatagaatataacagcaaggagatgatgctgaggatttcGAAGACACTACTCAGggtgcacctggagtattgcaacAATTTTGggttccatatctcagaaaagatgtgttatcattggagagaattcagaggagtttcacgaggacgattctgggaatgaatgggttaacatgAGGAATGCATggggatttcactgaaacctatcaagtgtTGAAAaggctagatagggtggatgtggagaggatgtttcctgtggtggaggtatccagaaccagatagcacaacctcaaaattgaggtgaGATTTTTttgaacagagggaaggaggaatatttttaacaagagtggtgaatttgtggaatgccctgccacagtctgtggtggaggccaagcctgggggtttatttaaggtggaagttgatagtttcctgatcgatcAGCCCATCAAAGAATACGGCGAGGaggcaggtgtacggggttgagtggctctgggatcagccataatggaatggcagagtggagtcgatgggctgaatggcctgattcggttcctgtcttatggtctttccaaGACTCATTTACAGACCccgagcggaaccggagcagattttCAGCCACTGATTTCCTTCCCAAAtccggaagaaaggataaagtttccccatgaatttattcccagtgaaggtgtagagatgggacttggtctctgcgttgtaaaatgaaactttcccggactcgtaactgagataaactcccaacCTCCCAGGGATGGAATTGGTAGGGAGACGGTACTCAGAGGAGGTGTGTACACTGAACACATCATAATTCTGACTGACCATGCCAGAATTCCTTCCCCCCAGATTATTCTGCTGGGTCGTTTCATAATACCGCTTgatgatccagaatccggtctccggactcggtctgacctctcccttcctctccacagactcagcagcgactcccagacaccagaccTGATTCcctgtcacctccacctcccagtaatgtatccccgatgtgaatccctccgatcccagcacacaaggccaGTCTGTGAATCTTTTCCCGGTATCAAGGAGATCCCTCTGGGTcccggtccatctcacactcttccgatccacAGACACCTCGAGCTGTGTATGCGCTGTTTCctcatccagggtgacagagactggggggagaagcagagaattagagagtccccggggatcagaAGGAGACTCCGGCAATGAAAGGACACTTGGCCTCAGGCACAGTCATTGGCCGACAGGAACTGTTTCTGGGGTTTTACCCAACTGCGGCCGATGGACAACTAATATCTCCCCCGCGGTTTTTCTGCTGGACAGAGAGTGGAGTTTtcccaatcaacacacacaaaatgacacTTTTGACACAAAAAGACACttcaactcagtgggtcaggcagcatgtgtggagagagataaACAGTCTACATTTCAGGTAGACGTCTTCGCTCAAGAATAGAAATAAATTGGGGAGATAGACAGCAGAAGTGAGTGCGGGAAAGGGGCGGATTCAGATGGGAAGGGGGCAGGTGAATGGATTTAAACAGGAGGTCACAGAGGCTCTTCGGCCCAACTTGTTCATGCCGACCAACTTGCTGTgatgagctagtcccatttgcccattattcctttcCACCTTTCTTATCCACTTACCTGGCAAGATGTATTTAAAAACATTCTCACTGTACCCAACTCTACAGTTGATCAAGGGCCCATTGTGAACTTAGATAACCCTCTTCGCTGTCCACTATACCATGAATTTCAGTGTCacccacaaacctactaactatgtcacctacattctcatccaaatcattaatatgattATCAAACAACCCTGGccccagcaccgacctctgcaggtcacaggcctccagtcctctgtGTTTAAGAGACCCTTGGACAGACACATCAACAGGCAAGACACAGATTCACAGCAAGTTGGCAGCGGAGTAAGTCACCATTTTTCAGgaaaattcagttttttttaactgCTTGGGATAAAAGAGGCTCGACTGCACGGGCGCGTGACCTCAGACCGCGGAAGGTTTAAAAAGAACACtgccatatccagtgggcagcggagtcagagggtgcagagtgatagagctttggctcaacgggcttaggcagaaACGGGAAAAGGCTTCCTGCGACCGTTGAGTCTTGTAGTAAGGGGGTAAgttacaggtttatttatttagtaataatAGTAGCATTAGAGGTATGTATCTAGGATTACTGTTGTGCTTGGAGTGCCAGATGTGGAGACCCTGGGAGACTCCCAGGGattacatctgcacccggtgcattgAGATGAGGCTCCTtaaggaccgtgttagggatctggagctgcaacgATGACCTCCAGCTAatgagggaaagtgaggaggtgattgatAATACCTACAGAGAGATAGTGGACAGCACCTCTGTGACAGTCCCCCTCAGAAATCAATATATCATTTTCGATACTGTTGGAGAGGGTGACCTGACGGAGGAAGACCA
This sequence is a window from Hemitrygon akajei chromosome 1, sHemAka1.3, whole genome shotgun sequence. Protein-coding genes within it:
- the LOC140731611 gene encoding zinc-binding protein A33-like, encoding MCTDQLKSSLDSLTKMKSDLQEKEQQQEEKISGVREQSNSVQTHITSQFAKLRQVITEKEESLLGDLRKEEEKILNPMEKNLHAIQEDIRLIQEEISKLKEQMDQKDSVMFLKAESHRNRSFNDKLQNLSVTDEAQPFEKFDHPYLLNTVLRETPDAINQVSVTLDEETAHTQLEVSVDRKSVRWTGTQRDLLDTGKRFTDWPCVLGSEGFTSGIHYWEVEVTGNQVWCLGVAAESVERKGEVRPSPETGFWIIKRYYETTQQNNLGGRNSGMVSQNYDVFSVHTSSEYRLPTNSIPGRLGVYLSYESGKVSFYNAETKSHLYTFTGNKFMGKLYPFFRIWEGNQWLKICSGSARGL